A part of Streptomyces sp. NBC_01497 genomic DNA contains:
- a CDS encoding NADP-dependent oxidoreductase produces MKEDHQRARVVRIDQYGDRDVLRIADVPMPRPATGEVLVEVRAAGINPGETSIRTGALHERFPAPFPFGQGSDLAGVIVAVGDGVSDFAVGDEVLGYSWRRSSHATHTVVPVTQLIRKPDALDWAVAGSLYVAASTAWAAVEAIGPAAGQTVAVSAAAGGVGSIVVQLLAVRGARVLGIASPANAAWLSAHGVRPVGYGEGLAADLAAAAPGGIDAFIDLFGPQYVRLAIDLGIPPERIETIISFEEAAKFGTRSAGSAEASSREVLTEVAALVAAGRIEIPIAATFPLEQVRDAFATLELRHTRGKIVLIPGPDA; encoded by the coding sequence ATGAAGGAAGACCACCAGCGGGCGCGCGTCGTGCGCATCGACCAGTACGGCGACCGCGACGTTCTGCGGATCGCCGACGTACCGATGCCCCGTCCCGCCACCGGCGAGGTCCTCGTCGAGGTCAGAGCGGCGGGCATCAACCCGGGCGAGACCTCGATCCGCACCGGCGCGCTGCACGAGAGATTTCCCGCGCCCTTCCCGTTCGGGCAGGGCAGCGACCTCGCCGGTGTCATCGTCGCCGTGGGGGACGGCGTCAGCGACTTCGCCGTCGGCGACGAGGTCCTCGGCTACTCCTGGCGCCGATCGAGCCACGCCACCCACACCGTCGTGCCGGTGACCCAGCTGATCCGCAAGCCGGACGCACTCGACTGGGCCGTGGCGGGCAGCCTCTACGTCGCCGCGTCGACGGCGTGGGCCGCCGTCGAGGCGATCGGACCGGCCGCGGGACAGACCGTCGCCGTGTCGGCGGCGGCCGGAGGTGTCGGCAGCATCGTCGTCCAGCTCCTCGCCGTGCGCGGCGCCCGCGTCCTGGGCATCGCCTCACCGGCCAACGCTGCCTGGCTGAGCGCGCACGGGGTAAGACCGGTCGGGTACGGCGAGGGGCTCGCCGCGGATCTCGCCGCGGCGGCGCCCGGCGGGATCGACGCCTTCATCGACCTGTTCGGGCCGCAGTACGTACGGCTCGCCATCGACCTGGGGATCCCGCCGGAGCGCATCGAGACGATCATCTCCTTCGAGGAGGCGGCGAAGTTCGGCACGAGGAGCGCGGGCAGCGCCGAGGCGTCCTCCCGGGAAGTCCTCACCGAAGTGGCCGCGCTCGTGGCGGCCGGGCGGATCGAGATCCCGATCGCCGCCACCTTTCCCCTCGAACAGGTCCGCGACGCCTTCGCGACGCTCGAACTCCGCCACACGCGCGGCAAGATCGTCCTGATCCCCGGGCCCGACGCGTAG
- a CDS encoding MarR family winged helix-turn-helix transcriptional regulator, which yields MDLRQIFDHLVRLETDLWNGIDTALRRESDLSLGGLEVLRVIDRLQDCRVNDIAGALSITIGGASQAVDRLEKRALCVRQPHPRDRRSSLVRLTRTGRDLAESAGRIFDRELAARLAGPLPKSELDRLGAALATLRTPVPHGTGPGPGAGQGTATPEELS from the coding sequence GTGGATCTACGACAGATCTTCGACCACCTCGTGCGCCTCGAAACCGACCTGTGGAACGGGATCGATACCGCACTGCGCCGCGAGAGCGACCTGTCGTTGGGCGGCCTTGAGGTACTGCGCGTGATCGACCGTCTGCAGGACTGCCGCGTCAACGACATCGCGGGCGCCCTGTCGATCACGATCGGCGGCGCGAGCCAGGCCGTCGACCGCCTGGAGAAGCGGGCCCTGTGCGTGCGGCAGCCCCATCCCAGGGACCGCCGCTCCTCGCTCGTCCGGCTCACCCGGACGGGCCGGGACCTCGCCGAGTCGGCCGGGCGGATCTTCGACCGCGAACTCGCGGCACGGCTGGCGGGCCCCCTGCCGAAAAGCGAACTGGACCGCCTCGGCGCCGCACTCGCCACGCTCCGCACCCCGGTGCCCCACGGCACGGGCCCCGGACCGGGCGCCGGACAAGGCACCGCCACCCCAGAGGAGTTGTCATGA
- a CDS encoding MMPL family transporter, producing the protein MLAFWLVAAVVTLALSQLYGSRYNESVSLPGTDSQAAVDLLTHNFPSASGEADQVVIEALGGARIRSSSVRDPVTAALRKVARVHNVETVVSPYSVRGASQISQDGTVAFATVTWSTVSADVTQTDALHLIDAAKSADGPDVRISLGGRAITTEESAGPGVSVAVGVVAALVILLIVFGGALFASLMPLLTAIIALVIGTSTISLLSHALDTPSVSRDLAVLIGLGVGVDYGLFITSRHRSAVKAGRSYADAAQEAVNTSGRTVLFAGITVCIALLGQFALGVNFLYGLSAASALTVALTMATALTFLPAVLGFLGPKVLSRRERAALAAAGPSPDEAAGPWLRWARLVEVRSAYVAVAALAVVVAIALPTFSLRLGSSGANTDPPSSTTHQAYTALARGFGPGFNGPFQLVSEVSTPAQRASFASFLKAAAATPGVARVTRAIVSPNREVSLAVLYPDTGPGAKATVSLVSTLRDRLIPAAEAGSGLKIHVGGATPTNIDFSRVLSDKLPLFIAVVVILAFLLLMAVFHSVLIPLVAAVMNLLSVGAALGALNAVFTWGWAQGALNINGTGPVDAFIPVLLFSVLFGLSMDYEVFLVGRIQEEWHRRREAAAGRVQRVRRNHEAVTLGQAKSGRIIAGAAGIMILVFGSFLIGDQRVLQEFGFGLAFAVLVDALIIRGLLVPALMHLIGPVNWAMPAWLRRIVPNFSIEASGSVHD; encoded by the coding sequence GTGCTCGCATTCTGGCTGGTGGCCGCCGTCGTCACACTGGCCCTGAGCCAGCTCTACGGCAGCCGCTACAACGAGAGCGTCAGTCTGCCGGGAACGGATTCGCAAGCGGCGGTCGACCTGCTCACCCACAACTTCCCCTCCGCGTCGGGAGAGGCGGACCAGGTCGTCATCGAGGCGCTCGGCGGCGCGCGCATCCGCTCGTCCTCGGTGCGCGACCCCGTGACCGCCGCGCTGCGGAAGGTGGCGCGGGTCCACAACGTCGAAACCGTCGTCAGCCCGTACAGCGTCCGCGGCGCCTCGCAGATCAGCCAGGACGGCACCGTCGCCTTCGCGACCGTCACCTGGTCCACGGTGTCCGCCGATGTGACGCAGACCGACGCCCTTCACCTGATCGACGCGGCGAAGTCCGCCGACGGGCCGGACGTGCGGATCTCGCTGGGCGGCCGGGCGATCACCACCGAGGAGAGCGCGGGGCCCGGAGTGTCGGTGGCGGTGGGCGTGGTGGCCGCGCTGGTCATCCTGCTGATCGTGTTCGGCGGCGCCCTCTTCGCCTCCTTGATGCCGCTGCTGACGGCGATCATCGCCCTAGTCATCGGTACGTCCACGATCAGCCTCCTCTCCCACGCCCTGGACACACCGAGCGTGTCCAGGGACCTGGCCGTGCTCATCGGCCTCGGTGTCGGTGTGGACTACGGCCTGTTCATCACCAGCCGGCACCGGTCGGCCGTGAAGGCGGGCAGGAGCTACGCGGACGCGGCACAGGAGGCGGTGAACACCTCAGGACGGACGGTGCTGTTCGCGGGCATCACGGTGTGCATCGCGCTGCTCGGCCAGTTCGCGCTCGGGGTCAACTTCCTCTACGGCCTCTCGGCGGCCTCCGCCCTGACCGTGGCCCTGACCATGGCCACCGCGCTGACCTTCCTGCCGGCCGTGCTCGGCTTCCTCGGGCCGAAGGTCCTCTCCCGCAGGGAAAGGGCGGCGCTGGCCGCCGCGGGACCGAGCCCCGACGAGGCCGCCGGCCCCTGGCTCCGCTGGGCCCGCCTCGTCGAGGTACGCAGCGCCTACGTCGCGGTGGCCGCCCTGGCCGTGGTCGTGGCGATCGCCCTGCCCACCTTCAGCCTCCGACTCGGCTCCTCCGGCGCGAACACCGATCCGCCGTCCTCGACCACGCATCAGGCCTACACGGCCCTGGCACGAGGCTTCGGACCCGGATTCAACGGACCCTTCCAACTGGTCAGCGAGGTGTCGACGCCGGCGCAGCGTGCCTCGTTCGCCTCCTTCCTCAAGGCCGCGGCCGCGACGCCGGGCGTGGCGAGGGTGACCCGGGCGATCGTCTCGCCCAACCGCGAGGTGTCCCTCGCCGTGCTCTACCCGGACACCGGGCCCGGCGCGAAAGCCACCGTCTCGCTGGTCTCCACACTGCGCGACCGGCTCATCCCCGCCGCCGAGGCCGGGAGCGGGCTGAAGATCCACGTCGGCGGCGCCACACCCACCAACATCGATTTCTCGCGGGTGCTGAGCGACAAACTGCCCCTGTTCATCGCGGTGGTGGTCATCCTCGCCTTCCTGCTGCTGATGGCCGTCTTCCACAGTGTCCTGATCCCCCTGGTCGCGGCCGTGATGAACCTGCTCTCGGTGGGCGCGGCGCTCGGCGCGCTGAACGCCGTGTTCACCTGGGGCTGGGCCCAGGGGGCACTGAACATCAACGGGACCGGGCCGGTCGACGCCTTCATCCCCGTACTGCTGTTCTCCGTACTCTTCGGCCTGTCCATGGACTACGAGGTCTTCCTCGTCGGCCGCATCCAGGAGGAGTGGCACCGCCGGCGCGAGGCGGCCGCGGGCCGTGTCCAGCGCGTACGCCGCAACCACGAGGCGGTGACCCTCGGCCAGGCCAAGAGCGGCCGCATCATCGCGGGCGCCGCCGGGATCATGATCCTGGTCTTCGGCTCCTTCCTGATCGGCGACCAACGGGTCCTGCAGGAGTTCGGTTTCGGACTCGCGTTCGCCGTCCTCGTCGACGCGCTGATCATCCGCGGCCTGCTCGTCCCGGCCCTCATGCACCTGATCGGGCCCGTCAACTGGGCGATGCCCGCGTGGTTGCGGCGGATCGTGCCGAACTTCTCGATCGAGGCGTCCGGTTCCGTGCACGACTGA
- a CDS encoding oxygenase MpaB family protein codes for MTFTDQSLDSLRTVGDELADATVATLFERGEVGKFNTLMRYVSTAGAELPEGLPEVARAYLHETSTPPSWVDWGEMEKARLFFIDNNVHISTALSFAAMPACYVVPHIARLLSATHSLKYPSKRMAETGQFTVQLMQPNAFEAGSRFIPAAQKVRLLHASIRHHLTREDRWDVAALGTPICQEDMIGGQMMFSIQVLDALHRLGIHMSVDGAESYCYAWRVVGAMLGVDQDHVPRDVAEARQFSDLYMTRHMGPSTEGADLTRQLIDLYEEVVPGTFLDPVVGALIRYLVGDTAADWLEVPRTPWDTLVKAAPALLNVMETIEDRSPLGARALDRLGHLTTLFELSSLTRGRVMHYAVPEHLRKDYGVSSAIPRTKRWTPPGPTVTA; via the coding sequence ATGACCTTCACCGATCAGTCCCTCGACAGCCTGCGCACCGTCGGCGACGAGCTGGCCGACGCCACGGTGGCCACCCTCTTCGAGCGCGGGGAGGTCGGGAAGTTCAACACCCTGATGCGCTATGTCTCCACCGCGGGAGCGGAGTTGCCCGAAGGGCTGCCGGAAGTGGCCCGCGCGTACCTGCACGAGACCAGCACCCCGCCGAGCTGGGTGGACTGGGGCGAGATGGAGAAGGCCCGGCTGTTCTTCATCGACAACAACGTGCACATCTCCACCGCGCTGTCCTTCGCGGCCATGCCCGCCTGCTACGTCGTGCCGCACATCGCGAGACTGCTGTCCGCGACCCACTCCCTGAAGTACCCCTCCAAGCGCATGGCCGAGACCGGGCAGTTCACCGTCCAGCTGATGCAGCCGAACGCCTTCGAGGCCGGAAGCCGTTTCATCCCCGCCGCGCAGAAGGTGCGGCTGCTGCACGCGTCCATCCGCCACCACCTCACGCGCGAGGACCGCTGGGACGTGGCGGCCCTCGGCACGCCGATCTGCCAGGAGGACATGATCGGCGGGCAGATGATGTTCTCGATCCAGGTCCTGGACGCGCTGCACCGCCTCGGCATCCACATGAGCGTCGACGGGGCGGAATCTTACTGCTATGCCTGGCGGGTCGTGGGCGCCATGCTCGGCGTCGACCAGGACCACGTGCCGCGGGACGTGGCCGAGGCCCGCCAGTTCTCCGACCTGTACATGACGCGCCACATGGGCCCCAGCACGGAGGGCGCCGACCTCACCCGGCAACTCATCGACCTGTACGAGGAGGTCGTCCCCGGCACGTTCCTCGATCCCGTCGTCGGCGCCCTCATCCGCTACCTGGTCGGTGACACCGCCGCGGACTGGCTGGAGGTGCCCCGTACGCCGTGGGACACCCTCGTCAAGGCGGCCCCCGCGCTGCTCAACGTCATGGAGACGATCGAGGACCGGTCGCCGCTGGGGGCCAGGGCCCTGGACCGCCTGGGCCACCTCACCACCCTGTTCGAGCTGTCGTCCCTCACCCGGGGACGCGTCATGCACTACGCCGTCCCGGAACACCTCAGGAAGGACTACGGCGTCTCCTCCGCGATCCCGCGCACCAAGCGCTGGACACCGCCGGGTCCGACCGTCACGGCCTGA
- a CDS encoding polyprenyl synthetase family protein, whose product MPEAWDHTALKARVDGELERFVGAEIEALLRVDGDLAPLGEVLRTVTAHGKRLRSAFCYWGWRATGQPDSEAVVRAAASMELVHAAAVVHDDLIDDSGLRHGLPTAHIVLRDTLAGRPRPSTRARSLAMLAGDLLMSWAGQLFATCGLPAAYLAQARGAWSVLARELIAGEALEILHTAGEPDVRRSLKVIRYKTAKYTVEHPLHIGAALAGGDPGLREVFSDYGLPLGEAFQLRDDLMGLFGEPATTGKANTDDVTGARPTALVALAHEAAGPAERRELAALLGRSGLTSAQLERVRAVVDHTGARTRVEDMITERVTLATAALRGAGLSRTSHLALTQLAVAATDRQG is encoded by the coding sequence GTGCCTGAGGCGTGGGACCACACGGCGCTGAAGGCCCGCGTGGACGGAGAACTGGAGCGGTTCGTCGGGGCCGAGATCGAGGCGCTGCTCAGGGTCGACGGCGACCTGGCACCGCTGGGCGAGGTACTCAGGACGGTCACCGCGCACGGCAAGCGCCTGCGGTCCGCCTTCTGCTACTGGGGCTGGCGGGCGACCGGACAGCCGGACAGCGAGGCGGTGGTACGCGCCGCGGCGAGCATGGAGCTGGTGCACGCCGCGGCGGTTGTGCACGACGACCTGATCGACGACAGCGGCCTGCGACACGGCCTGCCGACCGCACACATCGTGCTGCGCGACACGCTCGCCGGCCGGCCGCGCCCGAGTACCCGCGCACGGTCGCTGGCGATGCTCGCGGGCGACCTGCTGATGTCCTGGGCCGGTCAGTTGTTCGCGACCTGCGGCCTGCCCGCCGCCTACCTGGCCCAGGCCCGCGGCGCGTGGAGTGTGCTGGCCCGTGAACTGATCGCCGGAGAGGCCCTGGAGATCCTGCACACCGCCGGGGAACCCGATGTGCGGCGGTCGTTGAAGGTGATCCGGTACAAGACGGCCAAGTACACCGTCGAACACCCGCTGCACATCGGCGCGGCGCTCGCCGGGGGCGATCCGGGCCTGCGGGAGGTCTTCAGCGACTACGGCCTGCCGCTCGGTGAGGCGTTCCAGTTGCGTGACGACCTCATGGGCCTCTTCGGCGAGCCGGCCACCACGGGCAAGGCGAACACCGACGATGTCACGGGCGCCCGGCCCACCGCACTGGTCGCCCTCGCGCACGAGGCGGCCGGCCCCGCCGAACGGCGCGAGCTCGCGGCCCTGCTCGGCCGCAGCGGCCTGACGAGCGCCCAACTGGAGCGCGTGCGCGCCGTCGTGGACCATACCGGCGCACGCACCCGCGTCGAGGACATGATCACCGAACGGGTCACCCTCGCCACCGCCGCCCTGCGGGGCGCCGGTCTCTCCCGTACCTCCCACCTGGCCCTGACACAGCTCGCGGTGGCGGCCACCGACCGTCAGGGCTGA
- a CDS encoding polyprenyl synthetase, translating into MSQDARRGEDTGDRAVLLAAGLADLTLRTCAAALGAARGLLGRSDLGELASQGQRDLRARGRLALDRMGAGGEAHMEVLARHARSQGGDGGSGA; encoded by the coding sequence ATGTCACAGGATGCGCGAAGAGGCGAGGACACCGGTGACCGGGCGGTGCTGCTGGCGGCCGGTCTCGCCGACCTGACACTGCGTACATGTGCGGCGGCGCTCGGCGCGGCTCGCGGCTTACTGGGCCGCTCCGACCTGGGCGAACTCGCCTCGCAGGGACAGCGGGACCTGAGGGCTCGCGGCCGGCTGGCCCTGGACCGCATGGGAGCGGGTGGCGAGGCCCATATGGAAGTGCTGGCCCGGCACGCGCGCTCCCAGGGCGGCGACGGCGGCTCCGGTGCCTGA
- a CDS encoding SpoIIE family protein phosphatase produces MRGVPTSRAGPPEYSDDLEAELRAELPGAMALSGMGAFLWDVRSGRVFMHPGALAVFGLTPDEFDGEVSTLAGRVIPREVAELRKMVVSRGCARSGLSFHFRACCPPDGDNRWAHAQVQVIRDEAGDALKVVGVIRDASAELQGAIDQATTDTVRRRQSDVVHATTAALAKALTFDDVLTSLTEPETLRGVGAAGIALSTFVEDGGRYLVTKGMPGAPFRAFEVLDVQAPLPIPEAVRTQQPLFVRRQDAQEKYPAVWPAIEQSAITSLAVVPLVAQGRPTGALTVVYEGRTNFTTVDRDLLLALGAAVAQSLQRARLYDQEHAVAVGLQRAMLPARIPGIDGLATAVHYQPSSNSQEVGGDWYDVVALPNGCTGLVVGDVEGHDIDASAVMGQLRTALRAYATEGHPPAAVMARASAFLAELDTERLATCVYVAVRPDTGETMCVRAGHPDPFVRYADGRVVQLDVEGGLPLGVTGPADAPFPTTRCSLGRGDTLLLCTDGLLESRGRSIDNGSRKVLDALRRGPSELGALAQYIVHATADSRAQEDDVALLLATLSTTGSGLVTPAEACSGAAREAATPVV; encoded by the coding sequence ATGCGTGGTGTCCCCACCTCCCGGGCGGGACCGCCCGAGTACTCCGACGATCTTGAGGCGGAGTTGCGCGCGGAACTCCCCGGCGCGATGGCACTCAGCGGCATGGGGGCGTTCCTGTGGGACGTGCGCTCCGGACGGGTGTTCATGCATCCGGGGGCGCTGGCCGTGTTCGGTCTGACCCCCGACGAGTTCGACGGGGAGGTGTCGACGCTCGCGGGACGGGTGATCCCCAGGGAGGTCGCGGAACTTCGGAAGATGGTGGTGAGCCGGGGCTGTGCGCGCTCGGGCCTCAGCTTCCACTTCAGGGCGTGCTGCCCACCGGACGGCGACAACCGGTGGGCGCACGCACAGGTGCAGGTGATCCGCGACGAGGCGGGTGACGCGCTGAAGGTCGTCGGAGTGATCAGGGACGCCTCCGCCGAACTCCAGGGCGCCATCGACCAGGCGACGACGGACACGGTGCGCCGCCGGCAGAGCGACGTGGTCCACGCGACGACCGCCGCCCTCGCGAAGGCGCTGACGTTCGACGACGTGCTGACCTCGCTGACGGAGCCCGAGACGCTCCGGGGTGTCGGGGCCGCGGGCATCGCGCTGAGCACCTTCGTCGAGGACGGCGGCCGTTACCTCGTAACGAAGGGCATGCCCGGCGCACCCTTCCGGGCATTCGAAGTCCTTGACGTGCAGGCGCCGCTGCCCATCCCCGAAGCCGTACGCACACAGCAGCCGCTCTTCGTGCGACGGCAGGACGCGCAGGAGAAGTACCCCGCCGTGTGGCCGGCCATCGAGCAGAGCGCCATCACGTCCCTCGCCGTGGTACCGCTGGTCGCCCAGGGACGCCCGACCGGCGCGCTCACCGTGGTCTACGAGGGGCGCACGAACTTCACCACCGTGGACCGGGACCTGCTGCTCGCGCTGGGAGCGGCGGTGGCCCAGTCCCTCCAGCGCGCGCGCCTGTACGACCAGGAGCACGCGGTGGCCGTGGGGCTCCAGCGGGCGATGCTGCCCGCGCGCATCCCGGGGATCGACGGCCTGGCGACGGCAGTCCACTACCAGCCGTCCAGCAACAGCCAGGAGGTGGGCGGGGACTGGTACGACGTGGTCGCGCTGCCGAACGGGTGCACAGGCCTCGTCGTGGGGGACGTGGAGGGCCACGACATCGACGCCTCGGCGGTCATGGGACAACTGCGCACCGCCCTGCGCGCGTACGCCACCGAGGGGCATCCCCCGGCGGCCGTGATGGCACGTGCGTCGGCCTTCCTCGCGGAACTGGACACGGAGCGCCTCGCCACCTGCGTCTACGTCGCCGTCAGGCCCGACACCGGAGAGACCATGTGCGTCCGGGCCGGCCACCCGGACCCCTTCGTCCGGTACGCGGACGGGAGGGTCGTCCAGCTCGACGTCGAGGGCGGCCTGCCCCTCGGGGTCACGGGCCCCGCCGACGCGCCCTTCCCGACCACCCGCTGCTCGCTCGGGCGCGGCGACACACTCCTGTTGTGCACCGACGGGCTGCTGGAGTCGCGCGGACGCAGCATCGACAACGGTTCCCGCAAGGTGCTGGACGCGCTGCGCCGGGGACCGTCCGAACTGGGCGCGCTGGCCCAGTACATCGTCCACGCCACGGCCGACAGCCGTGCGCAGGAGGACGATGTGGCTCTGCTCCTCGCGACGCTGTCCACCACCGGGTCCGGCCTGGTGACACCGGCCGAGGCCTGCTCCGGTGCCGCACGTGAGGCCGCCACGCCGGTGGTGTGA
- a CDS encoding NPCBM/NEW2 domain-containing protein codes for MPRSVRRLLACVTAGALWAGLPALAAVTTDVAVTATPAAALDNHLALTPPMGFNDWNSFGCDVDEALIKQTADYFVSSGLKDAGYTYVNIDDCWQTHSRDADGRLVPDPVKFPDGIKGTADYVHSKGLKLGIYEDAGTATCAGYPGSLGHEGTDAQTFADWGVDYLKYDNCNNNSDGSRADYVKRYTAMRDALAATGRPIVYSLCEWGEQSPWEWAGDVGNSWRTTGDISDNWSSMLSIAQSNMPLAPAAGPGHWNDPDMLEVGNGGMTDTEYRSHFSLWSMMDSPLLIGTDLRKATPQTLAILNNKDVIALDQDPLGKQATVLSSDGDRYVMTKQLANGDRAVALFNAGDQAQPISTTATAAGLPRHASYAVTDLWSHTAYNSAGTLAATVPAHGTVLLRVSGSAVAGAGALLDPPLLDTGLSHTPGALQPGQSGTVDTYATDLGVLPASRVSVTLHAPDGWTAKATGAAEGAVLLKGRTLTTPWRVSAPAGTKPGYYPLTGTVSYTGIPGRARVTSPLTGSVLVAVPPSSGTSALSDLDWVSATNGWGPVEKDRSNGETAAGDGNPITIGGQVYAKGLGTNAPSAVTYYLGGGCTTLDATVGVDDEKDGKGSVEFEVEADGKQVADSGVLHNADGAKQLHADVTGADSVRLVVTDGGDGTDSDHADWADPQVTCD; via the coding sequence ATGCCAAGATCCGTCCGCAGGCTGCTCGCCTGCGTGACCGCCGGTGCGCTCTGGGCAGGCCTGCCGGCCCTCGCGGCCGTGACCACGGACGTCGCCGTCACCGCGACACCCGCCGCAGCACTGGACAACCACCTCGCCCTGACCCCGCCGATGGGCTTCAACGACTGGAACTCCTTCGGCTGCGACGTCGACGAGGCGCTGATCAAGCAGACGGCCGACTACTTCGTCAGCTCCGGCCTCAAGGACGCCGGTTACACGTACGTCAACATCGACGACTGCTGGCAGACACACAGCCGCGACGCGGACGGACGGCTCGTACCCGACCCGGTGAAGTTCCCCGACGGCATCAAGGGCACCGCCGACTACGTCCACTCCAAGGGCCTCAAGCTCGGCATCTACGAGGACGCCGGCACCGCGACCTGCGCCGGGTACCCCGGCAGCCTCGGCCACGAGGGCACGGACGCGCAGACGTTCGCTGACTGGGGCGTCGACTACCTCAAGTACGACAACTGCAACAACAACAGCGACGGCTCCCGCGCGGACTACGTCAAGCGCTACACCGCCATGCGCGACGCGCTCGCCGCCACCGGCCGGCCGATCGTCTACTCGCTGTGCGAATGGGGCGAGCAGTCCCCGTGGGAATGGGCCGGGGACGTCGGCAACTCCTGGCGTACGACCGGCGACATCAGCGACAACTGGTCGAGCATGCTCTCGATCGCCCAGAGCAACATGCCGCTCGCCCCGGCGGCGGGACCGGGCCACTGGAACGACCCCGACATGCTGGAGGTCGGCAACGGGGGCATGACCGACACCGAGTACCGCAGCCACTTCTCACTGTGGTCGATGATGGACTCACCGCTGCTGATCGGCACCGACCTGCGCAAGGCCACGCCGCAGACCCTGGCGATCCTCAACAACAAGGACGTCATCGCCCTCGACCAGGACCCGTTGGGCAAGCAGGCCACCGTGCTGTCGTCGGACGGCGACCGCTACGTGATGACGAAGCAGCTCGCGAACGGTGACCGCGCCGTCGCCCTGTTCAACGCGGGCGACCAGGCGCAGCCGATCTCCACCACCGCCACCGCGGCCGGCCTTCCCCGGCACGCCAGTTACGCGGTCACCGACCTGTGGAGCCACACCGCGTACAACTCCGCCGGGACCCTGGCGGCGACCGTGCCCGCCCACGGCACCGTGCTGCTCCGCGTCAGCGGCAGCGCCGTCGCGGGCGCCGGGGCGCTCCTCGACCCGCCGCTGCTCGACACCGGCCTCTCCCACACACCCGGCGCCCTCCAGCCCGGTCAGAGCGGCACCGTCGACACGTACGCCACCGACCTGGGAGTACTGCCGGCCTCCCGTGTGAGCGTCACCCTGCACGCCCCGGACGGCTGGACGGCCAAGGCGACGGGTGCCGCCGAGGGCGCCGTCCTCCTGAAGGGCAGAACGCTCACCACGCCCTGGCGGGTGAGTGCCCCGGCCGGCACGAAACCCGGCTACTACCCGCTGACCGGCACCGTCTCGTACACCGGCATCCCCGGCCGGGCACGCGTCACCTCACCGCTCACCGGCAGCGTCCTCGTGGCGGTGCCGCCGTCCTCCGGTACGAGCGCCCTCAGCGATCTCGACTGGGTCTCCGCCACCAACGGCTGGGGACCGGTCGAGAAGGACCGGAGCAACGGCGAGACGGCGGCGGGCGACGGGAACCCGATCACCATCGGTGGCCAGGTCTATGCGAAGGGTCTCGGCACCAACGCGCCGAGCGCCGTCACCTACTACCTCGGCGGGGGATGCACGACGCTCGACGCGACCGTCGGCGTGGACGACGAGAAGGACGGCAAGGGAAGCGTGGAGTTCGAGGTCGAGGCCGACGGCAAGCAGGTGGCCGACAGCGGCGTCCTGCACAACGCCGACGGCGCGAAGCAACTGCACGCGGACGTCACGGGAGCCGACAGTGTCCGTCTCGTCGTCACGGACGGCGGCGACGGCACCGACAGCGACCACGCGGACTGGGCGGACCCGCAGGTCACCTGCGACTGA
- a CDS encoding ATP-binding protein: MRESEVRAVGWARSLPLTSGVRAARHWAREHLETLRWTESAPDTVDAVLLTVSELVTNAHVHARSSAQLVLTWDTDCLHVSVHDASPRLPQARPPSEDRLGGRGMYLVEALADSWETRPCPNGKTVIACFRPPTGRAAAQEESPAPGRAPSGSDA; this comes from the coding sequence ATGCGTGAATCGGAGGTACGGGCCGTGGGGTGGGCCCGGTCGCTGCCCCTGACCAGCGGGGTACGGGCGGCCCGGCACTGGGCGCGGGAGCACCTGGAGACGCTTCGCTGGACCGAAAGCGCCCCGGACACCGTGGACGCCGTGCTGCTGACGGTCTCCGAACTCGTCACCAACGCCCATGTGCACGCGCGCAGCAGCGCTCAGCTCGTGCTGACCTGGGACACCGACTGCCTGCACGTGAGTGTGCACGACGCGTCCCCGCGGCTGCCGCAGGCCAGGCCGCCGAGCGAGGACCGCCTCGGTGGCCGGGGCATGTACCTCGTCGAGGCGCTCGCCGACAGCTGGGAGACGCGGCCCTGCCCGAACGGTAAGACGGTCATCGCGTGCTTCCGGCCGCCGACGGGCCGGGCCGCGGCGCAGGAGGAGAGCCCGGCGCCCGGCCGGGCGCCGTCGGGCTCCGACGCGTGA